One window of bacterium genomic DNA carries:
- a CDS encoding YifB family Mg chelatase-like AAA ATPase: MSAIVRSVTLTGLDVHPVEVEVEVLAGLPSITIVGLPDTAVKEAKERIIAALGNSGFEPPRHRTIVNLMPAHVRKVGPQFDLPIALAFLLATGQLTARLERFVFAGSLGLDGKLQPILGTVAMGDYVKNSTADILFVPKENGREAVLAGGDVIAVESLRAIVDHLENRAPLSLVAKDEKEETVEYYVGTNFREIAGQAHAKRALEVAAAGGHNVLLHGPPGSGKTLLARAFAGILPRLSKSEAFEVTKIYSIKGLLSAQDALISTRPFRSPHHSTSAVALIGGGSIPQPGEVTLAHRGVLFLDEFAEFPRTVLDHMREPLEEGFVTVSRAAGSQSFPARFCLVAAMNPCPCGYFGDSNRTCSCASGEVAKYQRRVSGPLLDRIDLHVHVPAVKADIVLDHFEAESSEKIRERIEKARTKQRERFTEEKSNAEMSGAQIRQYCALSPESRNLLARAADSLRLSTRAVHRTIKVARTIADLEDEAEILEKHLGEALQYRTPLGEI, from the coding sequence ATGTCCGCGATAGTTCGCTCGGTTACACTCACTGGCCTGGATGTGCATCCAGTGGAAGTGGAGGTGGAAGTTTTAGCGGGGTTGCCTTCTATAACAATCGTCGGGTTGCCCGATACGGCGGTGAAAGAAGCAAAAGAAAGAATTATTGCCGCGCTGGGAAATTCCGGTTTCGAACCACCGCGCCATCGGACGATTGTTAATTTGATGCCGGCGCATGTTCGTAAAGTTGGTCCGCAATTCGATTTACCCATTGCGCTTGCTTTTTTGCTGGCCACCGGGCAATTGACGGCAAGATTGGAGCGATTTGTTTTTGCGGGGTCGCTGGGGTTGGATGGAAAACTGCAACCGATTTTGGGAACAGTGGCAATGGGGGATTATGTTAAAAACAGTACGGCGGATATTTTATTTGTTCCCAAGGAAAACGGGCGCGAAGCCGTTTTGGCCGGCGGGGATGTGATTGCTGTGGAAAGTTTGCGGGCGATTGTGGATCATTTGGAAAACCGCGCGCCGTTATCCTTGGTTGCAAAAGACGAAAAAGAAGAAACGGTTGAATACTATGTCGGTACAAATTTTCGAGAAATAGCCGGGCAAGCACACGCCAAAAGGGCATTGGAAGTGGCGGCCGCCGGCGGGCATAATGTTCTATTACATGGTCCGCCCGGGTCGGGAAAAACTTTGTTGGCACGGGCTTTCGCGGGAATTTTGCCGCGCCTAAGCAAGTCGGAAGCTTTTGAGGTAACTAAAATATATAGCATCAAGGGATTACTTTCGGCGCAGGACGCTTTGATTAGTACACGGCCATTTCGTTCGCCACATCATTCCACTTCGGCCGTGGCGTTGATTGGCGGGGGAAGTATCCCACAACCGGGCGAGGTGACGTTGGCACACCGTGGCGTGTTATTTTTAGACGAATTTGCGGAATTTCCACGTACTGTGTTGGATCATATGCGCGAACCGTTGGAAGAAGGTTTTGTCACGGTGAGTAGGGCGGCGGGCAGTCAAAGTTTTCCGGCGCGGTTTTGTTTGGTGGCGGCGATGAATCCTTGTCCATGTGGGTATTTTGGTGACAGTAATCGCACCTGTTCTTGCGCGTCGGGGGAGGTGGCGAAATATCAACGACGGGTTTCCGGTCCACTTTTAGATCGCATTGATTTGCATGTGCATGTGCCGGCAGTGAAAGCCGATATAGTTTTGGATCACTTTGAAGCGGAGTCGTCGGAAAAAATTCGGGAACGGATTGAGAAAGCGCGGACGAAACAGCGTGAAAGATTTACGGAGGAAAAGTCGAACGCCGAAATGAGTGGGGCGCAAATTCGACAGTATTGCGCGTTGTCACCGGAAAGTCGAAACCTTTTAGCGCGGGCAGCGGATAGTTTGCGTCTTAGTACGCGTGCGGTACATCGCACAATAAAGGTTGCTCGCACGATTGCTGATTTGGAGGATGAAGCGGAGATATTGGAGAAACATCTGGGAGAAGCGTTGCAGTACAGGACGCCACTGGGGGAAATATAA
- a CDS encoding signal peptidase II, which translates to MSVKSRYSKYFGFVLGVIILDVAIKYAVERYLVREFALGFFRIGNYQNPQGLFGLVGITEIILISIIVFGAIAFLIWKSENERERVSLFLIISGGALNLFERITMGFVKDNFAIGNLGYFNFADVVIGVGILLMLFELIKKRKGRTSKERSDLHWRT; encoded by the coding sequence ATGTCGGTAAAATCAAGGTATTCAAAATACTTTGGTTTTGTTTTGGGTGTCATAATTTTAGACGTCGCAATAAAGTATGCCGTGGAAAGATATTTGGTGCGCGAGTTCGCGCTTGGTTTTTTTAGAATTGGTAATTATCAAAATCCGCAGGGGCTTTTTGGGCTGGTGGGTATTACTGAAATAATTTTAATCAGCATAATTGTGTTTGGGGCGATCGCGTTTTTAATTTGGAAATCTGAAAATGAGCGAGAGCGTGTTTCGTTGTTTTTAATTATCTCTGGAGGAGCCCTTAATTTATTTGAGAGAATTACAATGGGTTTTGTAAAAGATAATTTCGCGATTGGTAATTTGGGATATTTTAATTTCGCAGATGTGGTAATTGGGGTGGGGATTCTTTTAATGTTGTTTGAATTAATAAAGAAGCGAAAAGGTCGGACTTCCAAAGAGAGGTCCGACCTTCATTGGCGGACGTAA
- a CDS encoding Bro-N domain-containing protein: protein MNKKQADRTKITIFEEKEVRRVWHLEKWYFSVSDVVEVLSESTDVKQYVKKMRTRDPELSAKWGTICTLLEVVAKDGRKRKETTADLEGIFRIIQSIPSPKAEPFKLWLARVGKERIEEIADPELAVTRAKEIYDKKGYPKDWVDKRMRGIAVRNTLTDEWKQRGVTKGLEYAILTDEIYKAAFEKSAKEYLEHKGLRAW, encoded by the coding sequence ATGAATAAAAAACAGGCAGATAGAACAAAAATCACTATTTTTGAGGAAAAAGAAGTGCGTCGAGTTTGGCATCTAGAGAAGTGGTATTTTTCTGTTTCCGACGTGGTGGAAGTGCTTTCTGAGTCTACGGACGTGAAGCAATACGTTAAAAAGATGCGCACGCGCGATCCGGAACTTTCCGCCAAGTGGGGTACAATTTGTACCCTCCTTGAGGTGGTGGCCAAAGATGGAAGAAAAAGAAAAGAGACTACGGCCGATTTGGAAGGAATCTTTCGCATTATTCAATCCATTCCGTCCCCCAAGGCGGAGCCGTTTAAGCTCTGGCTGGCAAGGGTGGGGAAAGAGCGGATTGAAGAAATTGCCGATCCGGAACTGGCGGTAACAAGGGCGAAGGAAATTTATGACAAGAAGGGTTATCCCAAGGATTGGGTTGATAAGCGAATGCGTGGTATTGCCGTTAGAAATACTTTAACCGATGAGTGGAAGCAGAGAGGGGTGACAAAAGGCCTTGAGTACGCGATCTTGACCGATGAAATATACAAAGCAGCTTTTGAAAAAAGTGCGAAAGAATATTTGGAACACAAGGGGCTCAGGGCTTGGTAA
- a CDS encoding HAMP domain-containing sensor histidine kinase: protein MTENDINIVNFANKAPNFATGLKKTPTKEVAKETFPMPSERFLSMTAHEMQVPITSLSWNMERLLKVLGEEANKPDVTKVLKRISEANTRLVTLVEDLLNVAKMQEGAFLVAKRPMQLVEVVRRALRTNEREALKRGVVVKWSADSAQIPLTIGDPERIYQVTVNILSNAVKYTPRGGTITVTVRKTREIAPADVVHNVLDENIKAEYVVCSIEDTGIGIAKEEQVNIFTQFFRGQKAVATDESGTGLGLFLVKKIIEQHDGAIWFSSREGYGSTFFFTLPVMDPYENNNNNAKNSGS, encoded by the coding sequence GTGACAGAGAACGACATAAACATAGTCAATTTTGCCAATAAGGCGCCGAACTTCGCAACCGGTCTAAAAAAAACACCGACAAAGGAAGTGGCTAAAGAAACTTTCCCGATGCCTTCGGAAAGATTTTTATCGATGACAGCGCATGAGATGCAGGTGCCGATTACCTCGCTTTCTTGGAATATGGAGCGACTTCTAAAAGTTTTAGGTGAAGAAGCGAATAAGCCGGATGTTACAAAAGTTTTAAAACGGATTAGTGAAGCGAATACTCGATTGGTAACATTGGTAGAAGACTTATTAAACGTCGCCAAGATGCAAGAAGGTGCTTTTTTGGTAGCAAAACGGCCGATGCAGTTGGTGGAAGTGGTGAGAAGGGCATTGCGAACAAACGAGCGAGAAGCATTGAAAAGGGGCGTTGTTGTAAAATGGTCGGCCGATTCCGCGCAGATTCCCTTAACGATTGGCGATCCGGAAAGAATCTATCAGGTCACTGTAAACATCTTGAGTAATGCGGTGAAATATACGCCACGCGGGGGCACCATTACAGTCACGGTTAGAAAAACGCGGGAGATTGCTCCGGCCGATGTTGTTCATAATGTCTTGGATGAAAATATTAAAGCGGAATATGTAGTGTGCAGTATCGAAGACACGGGTATCGGTATTGCCAAAGAGGAACAAGTAAATATCTTTACCCAATTTTTTCGCGGTCAGAAAGCAGTGGCGACCGATGAAAGCGGTACAGGATTAGGACTTTTTTTGGTGAAGAAAATAATTGAACAACATGATGGGGCGATTTGGTTTTCATCACGCGAAGGTTACGGGTCAACATTTTTCTTTACGCTTCCCGTAATGGATCCGTACGAAAATAATAATAACAATGCCAAAAATTCTGGTAGTTGA
- a CDS encoding response regulator: MPKILVVESEQALLSTLCEELEERGFDVDPATNGGEALRKLHVRPDVIVIDGILTDIDGLTLLAQIKGDQDLKNVPIVFLLESGDESKAHAAAELGVSKSIIKTSYGLSGLCDLIEKYLPQKKKIRYV; this comes from the coding sequence ATGCCAAAAATTCTGGTAGTTGAAAGCGAGCAAGCGTTACTTTCCACGTTGTGCGAAGAGTTGGAGGAACGCGGTTTTGATGTAGATCCGGCCACTAATGGTGGGGAGGCGTTACGCAAGTTGCATGTTCGACCGGATGTGATAGTTATAGATGGAATTCTGACAGACATTGATGGGCTAACTTTATTGGCACAAATAAAGGGTGACCAAGATCTAAAAAATGTGCCGATTGTTTTTTTGCTGGAATCCGGTGATGAATCGAAAGCTCACGCGGCCGCGGAGTTAGGTGTTTCCAAAAGCATTATTAAGACAAGTTATGGCTTGAGTGGCCTGTGTGATTTGATAGAAAAATATTTGCCACAGAAGAAAAAAATAAGATACGTTTAA
- a CDS encoding TraR/DksA C4-type zinc finger protein, protein MTLAKEFIAGQKEKLLAEKILLESELNKISTKDNNLEGNFDANFPDYGRSPEDNATEGEEYSSRVGIENSLELKLQDVNLALNNIIENKYGVCNKCGAELEQERLAVMPSAMRCVTCK, encoded by the coding sequence ATGACTCTCGCCAAAGAATTTATTGCCGGTCAGAAAGAAAAATTGTTAGCTGAAAAAATATTGTTGGAATCGGAACTAAATAAAATTTCCACCAAGGATAATAATTTGGAAGGGAACTTTGACGCTAACTTTCCGGATTACGGCAGATCGCCGGAAGATAACGCGACAGAGGGAGAAGAATATTCTTCAAGGGTGGGAATTGAAAATTCACTCGAGCTAAAATTGCAGGATGTTAATCTGGCTCTGAATAATATTATTGAAAATAAATACGGCGTGTGCAACAAGTGTGGCGCGGAGTTGGAACAAGAAAGACTTGCGGTGATGCCGTCGGCGATGCGTTGCGTCACGTGTAAGTAA
- a CDS encoding GlsB/YeaQ/YmgE family stress response membrane protein: MGLITWIILGALAGWATATITKSNTGATWDIVLGVTGALVGGFMMTLFGQSGIVGFNVYSIIVAIMGAVIVVYVGRMLRSA, encoded by the coding sequence ATGGGATTAATTACTTGGATAATTTTAGGAGCTCTCGCCGGGTGGGCGACGGCTACGATTACAAAAAGTAATACCGGTGCTACCTGGGACATTGTTTTAGGTGTGACGGGCGCGTTGGTGGGCGGGTTTATGATGACGCTATTCGGACAATCCGGTATTGTTGGCTTTAATGTTTACAGCATTATTGTTGCAATAATGGGCGCGGTAATTGTGGTATACGTCGGAAGAATGTTGCGCAGTGCGTAA